The nucleotide window TTGATCGGTGAAGCGGTTTCCATAACTGTCAAATTCTTTCGGTCCATAACATCCTACGGGTGTGCCGTTGCTCCCAATGAAAAGATAGGCAGATACAGCGAGAGGAGCACAACTGCAACCGTAATGCCCATGAAAATTAAAATGACTGGCTCAACCAACTGCATGGCCGTGGAAAGGGAATTCTGCACGTCTTCTTCATAGAACTCTGACACTGAGTTCAGCATGGCCGGCAGCGCGCCGGTGGATTCTCCGACCTCGATCATCTCAATGGCCAGGTCAGGAAAAAACTTCGTCTCTTCCAGGCTGAAAGACAGTGAACGGCCTTCACGCACACGATTGGAAGCGTAGCCCACGTTGCTGGAAATCTTGAAGCTGTTGATGGATTGGCTGGCCGTTTCCAGCGATGGCACCAGCGGCAATCCGCCTGTCAGCAGGGTGGAAAGCGTTCTGGAGAACATGGCAATCTGGTACTTCATCCAGATTTCGCCAAACAGTGGCAAGCGGTAGCGCAATGCGTCCAGCCACTTAGAGCCCTTGTCTGAGCGGACGAAAAGCGCAATGATGACGACCAATCCCACCAATGCGGCGAGGATGATGTAGTAATAATTCTGGATGCCTCGTCCAACGCTCAGCATGAACACTGTGATTGCCGGCAACTTGGCGTTCAGTGAGCTGTAAAGATCGGCAAACTGGGGTACGACGTAAGTCATCAGGAACGTCAGCATCACTGTCAAGGCACAAATCAAGAGCGCTGGATACCAGAGCGAGGCGATCAATTTCTTGCGGAAAGAGACAGTAATGCGCTGAAAAGCGATATAACGGGCCAGAACTTCTTCAAGATTGCCGCTTCGTTCGCCCGCCAACAATGTGGTCGTATAGATCTTTGAGGTCGCTCCCTGCGCTTCAAAGGCCTGTGACAGAAGCTCACCGCTTTTTACCCGTTCCTGGACATTATCCAGGATGGCCTTAAATCGTGGGTTCTTTTGCCTCTTGCTCAGGATATTAAGGGACTTAAGGATTGGCAGTCCGGCCTTGATCAGGGTTAGAAATTGCTGGTTAAAAATGACAAACTGATCGGCTTTCAGGATCTTCTTGCGGGCGCCTCCGCCCACGGGCAGCAGTCCACGCCGGGTCTTGACTGAGTAGACCATGAAGCCCTGCTGGACAAAGCGCTCCCTAATCTCCTGTTCAGAGACGCCACTTTCAACCTGCTGGAGCACGTGGCCGCGCTCGTCCGCCATTTTAACCAGAAATTCAGCCATGGAATGAGAATACGGGGGAAGCTCCGGCTCCCTTACACAAGTCTAGCATTCTACGGATTGTTAACTCTATTTATTAGAATGGGGGGAACCCCCATTATTGCGCATTTTGCTGATTAATTTTACTAATTCTTCGGCTATCTAAGGTAATCAGATAGTGATTTATTGGATTACCTGACTGTCTTCAATTGTATCCACCCCCGGGGGTGGGGTGAACCGAAAAAGGCTGTCCTGGACGGGCATATTTTCCTCGATCTGAGAGAAGCGGAAATCTGTGATGGTGCTATCAACCCCGTGAATCACGATGCGGTGAATCTGGTGGGCAGGAGAAATCTCAAGCACCACCTCCGAGACTCGGTCCTTCATGATTTTGGGAATGCCACGCATGACGACGTCGCCTGGCTGCAAGGGAGTAAGGTCTGGGGCCAGAGAGAGGCCTTCCAGCTCCTTTTCCAGCTTGGTTTTGCCCAAAAGATAGCGCAAGGGTGAACGGAGGTCATCCAGGTTTTTGGCTGGCGTCTTTTTGGCTTGTCGATCCCCAGTTACATAGAAATACGCCGTCTGGGAGTCGATGAGAAACAGCTTTTCCCGGGGCACATGATATTCCCAGCGCATGCGGGAGGGCTTTTTGAGCCATAGCGTGCCGCTTTCCGTGCGGGAGATGCCGTCACCCTGATAAGTTTCAGTAAATGATGCCCTAAAGGTTTTCAGGTGATTGTAATGTTCATCCACGGCATGGGCTGTTGCACCCACGCTCGCCGTCTGGCTTTGCACATGCAGTCCGCTAAGAAGAAAGAGCAGCAATGCCGGGATTGAGTGCCGCAATTTCATGAAATCCTCATAAAGGTTAGATTCAGGCCAGACGCCACAGGAAATTATTTGTTTCTGTTGCGATCAATAAAGCGGTATTTGGCTGGATCCTGCACGTCAACCGTCCCGTCGGGCAGGAGCTTATATTCAGCGCCATTGGGGTCCTGAGGCAAGCCAGGCAGCAGACCGGCACGCACCATATCCAACCATCGAGAAGGCAGAACGCCGGTCCGCTCCTTGTAGATTGATACTCTCTTTTCCAATTCCTCAATATCGGCCTCTGCGCGCAAGGACGTAAGATGCTGGACGGCAGTTTCTTTCACCTGCGGGTCAATGCTGGTGTCATAGACCGCCTTCCAGAGATAAACTGCGGTGCTGCGATCATCACCATGCTCTGCCATTCTGGCTGCCATCACTTTCATCCAGGGCAGCGCTCCTGGAACCTCTGATCCCTCAAAAAAGGCCTCAGAGGCTGCTTTGTAATCTCGCCGGTCAAGATAGTGAATGAATCCCAGAGTGAAATAGAGGCGCCAGTAAGAAGGATTTTCACGGATGCCTTTTTTTACCAGGGCCACTGCTTTTTCTGGCTGGCCTGCTCCTTCCGGAGGGGGCTGGCTTAAAAACAGGGAACCAAATTCATAACTGACGATCAGGTGCGGATCAAGATCCGTGGTGATATCCAATAGCGGATAGAGCAAGTCATAGCGCATGGAGTGTTGGTTTGATTTGTTGCCGAAATATTGGACCGCGCGTGTCCAGTAAATATCGGCAAGCAAGCTGGAGTAGCCCAGGCTCAGGCGTTTGACCGATTTGCCGGAAGGCATGTACAGCACTTCTTCCAGCGTTACTTCTTTCCCTCGAAGTTTCTCCACTTGTGACCGGCACAGGACCGTACCGGCGAAGAGCACCACCAGCAGCACAGCGGAGAACGAGGTTGCCAGGCGATTCGATTTCATTTCAAGTTACGCCGTTCAAAAATCAGCACCGCTGCGGCTACAGCCGACGCGGAGTAAAGCATGGCATAAAGCGTGTTGAATAAGATAAGACGCCCGCCGACGCCCTGGTCATGGGCGGCTTGCGCAATCACGTTGAGCGACGCGAAATTGGGCATGACATAAGCGGCAGCAGTGGCCAGTAATTTGGCGGCGCCTGTTGAAATCGCGGCGAAATTCTTAAGGTCTTCAGCAAAGGTCCCAATCACGAAGAGAGCAAAAGCAAAGATGGCGGAAAATATGGGCGACGAGAAAGTGGAAAACAGGATCGTAAGGGCGGTCACGATCAGGAACTCAAGAACCGTGAAATAAATAGCTACCAGAAGCAGGGAATCGGTCTTGTGCAAACCGTTGGTGATCGCCAAGGCAATGTAGAAGCCCGCTGTCATGAGTGCGGTATTCACAACCAGCGTCATGATGAGGCCCAGGTACTTGCCCACAATGAATTCCCAGCGCCGCACCGGGCGGGAAAGAATCGTATAGAGCGTCTTTTTCTCGATCTCCTTCGATACTAGGCCGATACCGATAAAAATGGCGATGATTACTCCAAACAGGGAAATGGAGCTTAGACCCACGTTGACCAAAATCAGTCTCTCCATGCCGATGGAGATCTGGCCGAAGAGGGGCGCGCTTGCCACGAGAAGCAGGACAAAAAGAATCAGGTTATAGAGGACCCGGTCGCGAACGGCTTCACGAAACGTATTTAGCGTAATGGCAGTCAGGCGGGAAATCATGAAATGACTTTCTCCTGTTCCGCCGTCCGAGCGAGAAAATATTCTTCCAGGGTGCCGTGCAACGGAGTAACGGAAATAAGCCTTGCCCTCACTCGTCGTAGTTGTTCCAGCAGAGAATCAACATCCTCACTGCGGACAATCCCACGTACGGTTTCGCCCGTGACATGCGATTCAATCAGGGAACCCGAGACCGCGGAAAGCGCATGTGCGCCGTCCCAGATGACCTCGGACTTGCCAGCGACGCTGGTCCTTATCTCGTTGATGGCCCCGATACCGCGCAACTCGCCCTTATGGATCACCGCGACACGGTCACAAAGGGCCTCGGCATCGGAAAGGATATGGGTGGAGAAGAAAATCGTCTTGCCCTCGTCCTTCAGGCCTTGAATCAATTCCCGTACTTCATGGCGGCCCAGCGGATCGAGCCCGGACATGGGCTCATCGAGAAAGACCACTTCCGGATCATGAATAATTGCCTGCGCAATGCCTACGCGCTGCAGCATGCCTTTTGAGAACTTGCGCAATTGGCGGTTGCCCACATCACCCAGTCCCACGCGATCCAGAAGGCTGTCTATCTTTTGCTTGCGCGTTTCCAGAGAGACTCCGGAGAGTCGCGCGTAGTAATCCAGCAGCTCATGGGCGCTCAGATAATCATAAAAGTAGGGTTGCTCCGGAAGAAAACCGATCCGGCGCTTGACTTCAGGATCCAGGAAGCTTTTGCCCAGAATGGTGGCTGTACCAGACGTGGGGGAGATGATACTCATCAGCAGTTTCAGGGTCGTGGTTTTGCCGGCGCCGTTAGGTCCCAAAAAGCCGAAAGTCTCGCCACTTTTTACGGCAAGGTTGAGCGGCTTCAACGCGGGCCGCAATTGTTTTTTCCAGAAGCCAACAGCGTAGTCTTTCGAGAGGCCCTGAATTTCTATGGCAAACATGTCAGTCAAAGGATATGTGAAGCTAATTCTATTGCACTTTTTTGGCGCTTAGCAAGCCGATCTTCCTGAGATGAGCTTACTGCACAGCTACGTATTTGGTTGCGTCAGAACAATCAGCCACGGAAACGACGGCTGCAAGGCTGGCAGTTGGCGCAAGTTCTTTTCGCAGGACCCCGTCATTCATACTGCAATAATTTTCCAAGCCGGAACCGGCCCAACTGATGGGGCTTGCCGTTGTCCGATAATCAACAATCGGCGGGGCAGCGGAGGTTGACGCGATGAAATAGTTGTATCCACTTTTCCCGCAGGGCTGCGCTGCACAACCGATAATCTCATCAACCAGGCAGGCGTGCGTGGAATCGCACGGGGTGCCGGGGCCCAATTTTAAAAATGTGTCCGCATAGCCGACTGAGCTGAAAGTGGAGATGTAGGTTGCTTGTGAGTTGTTGATGTTCCGCAGGGTCGCCACAGCGGCTGCCTGATTGGCCGCCATTCGCGATCGAAGAAGATTGGGAACAGCGATCGCGGCGATGATCAGAATGATCGCAACAACGATCAGGAGCTCGATAAGCGAAAATCCGTTGCTGTCTTTAATTTTTTTTGCGTTCATAAGTTTATAGCCTTGCAATGCTTCGAATTCGCGAAGAAACCTGAGATCTACCTTGAATAAGTGCATTTTCAATGCCACTGTAGCCCCTCTACGAGAGAATAGTTAAGGCTTTTATTTTCATATAGATATATCTTAAAAAATGTTGAATGCGCAACCATTCCCTTACCGGTAGTGACAAAATTTGTCCAAGAACATCACACTCAACTGCAGATGAAAAATGAAAGAGGCGCAGCTCACGCTGCGCCTCTTCTTTTCTGGCTTATACCCTCCCCCAGGTACTTGCCGAAAACTTGCTGTTATTACTGCAATGCCATGTACTGTCCCGCGGTCGTGTTGGGGGCAACGCCTAACGTCGCGCACTGGGCCAACGTTGCAGGTGCAGCCAAGACCGTGGTTGACGAGTTAAACCGCACAACCGCATCAGGATTGGAGCAGTAGTTTCTGCTGCCAGTTGAGTTGCCAAGCGGGCCTGCGCTGGTGGTGTAATCGGCTACCGGAGGTCCAACAACAGCGGCTGTCAGGAAGTAGTTGTATCCGCCCTTGGGGCACGGGTTGTTAGCCGCGCAACCGAGAACGTTATCGACCAGGCAAGCGTTGGTAGCAGTTGGGGCTACGCAGCCTGCGGCGTCGGGACCCAGCTTTGTGAAAGTGTCGGCATAGCCAGCAGAGACATAGGTTGTTGAATATGTCACTTCGGCGGTGTTGATGGTGCGGATGGTGGCGGCCGCAGCCGAATCATTGGCTGAAATACGGGCACGCAGCAGGTTAGGAATTGCGATGGCGGCAATGATCAGAATGATCGCAACCACGATCAGCAGCTCGATGAGCGAGAAACCCTTTTGTTTGCGCATTAAACGTCTCCTGTTCAACTTTTAACAAAAACCTTTATTTTGAACGACTCTGCCGGACTTTTATCCCTAATCCGGCACCCAAGTCTTTATGCAGCATCTGACTGGCCATTGGGGGGAACGTTCCTTACATTTAAAAAATCTTTTAAGCCATTGATTACTCGATACATAACGGAACTTTAAGGGGCCAGATTTCGTCAAGAAAAGTAAAGCTCCCCAGATGATGACAAAATTTGTCAAAAAATTGACATTCTATCGCAGTGCGAACAAGTCCTCTCAGATTGGGGTCTGTCTGCCAAAGAAAAAAGGAGATGGCAATCGCCATCTCCTTTTCTCTTTGGCTTGTACCCTCCCCCAGGTACTTGCCGAAAACTTGCTGTTATTACTGCAATGCCATGTACTGTCCCGCGGTCGTGTTGGGAGCAGCGCCGACTGTCGCACACTGTGCCAATGTTGCAGGTGCAGCCAGGACCGTGGTCGATGAGTTGAAGCGGACAACCGCGTCTGGATTGGAGCAGTAGTTTCTGCTGCCGGTTGAGTTGCCAAGAGGGCCTGCGCTGGTGGTGTAATCGGCTACCGGCGGGCCAACCACGGCAGCTGTCAGGAAATAATTGTATCCGCCCTTGGGGCACGGGTTGTTGGCCGCGCAACCGAGAACGTTATCGACCAGGCAAGCGTTGGCAGCAGTTGGGGCTACGCAGCCTGCGGCGTCGGGACCCAGCTTTGTGAAAGTATTGGCATAGCCAGCAGAGACATAGGTTGTTGAATATGTCACTTCAGCGGTGTTGATGGTGCGGATGGTGGCGGCTGCAGCCGAATCATTGGCCGAAATACGGGCACGCAGCAGGTTCGGAATTGCGATGGCGGCAATGATCAGAATGATCGCAACCACGATCAGCAACTCAATTAATGAAAAACCCTTTTGTTTGCGCATTTTAGAATCTCTCTTCCTCTGGAATTCAGTCGTTGGCAGATTTGAAAGCATTCACTGGCAAATCGAACCCGCGAATTTGCTGGTTATACATGCAGGTTGTTCGCCAACCGGCGGTAGCTGTTGAGATATGTCCTTAAACCATTGACACATATAGCCTTGGTAAGGTCACGCACAAGGCTGTATGGGGTTTCAGAAGCTAATTCTAGCAGAAAGTGACAAAAAATGTCATCATCGACTAACAAAGAACGGCAAGGTGGATTTGGACGACGTTAGAAGATCGAAAATCGATTCAGCACAAACCCAAATATGGAGCATAAGCCCAACGACAAGTTATAGATAGCGCGTCCGAGGCAAAACATAGATCATTGCCACGCACGGCTCGCCCGAATACTGAGCTTCCGTCAGCAATATTGATCTGCAGTTTTCCGAGAAATTCGTCGTAGCCGGGCCTACTTTAGAGCTGACTTCTACTAAAAAGGGATGTCTTCATCCGTAATCTCAGCGGACGCCGGGGCGTGCTCGTCAGAATGCGAGCTGCGTTGATCAAATGATGCAGCTGCCCCGCGCGATGAACGCCCTTCATGGTCTCCGCCGCCCTCTCCGCGCCCACCCAGCAGTACCAGATCGCTGGCAACTATCTCAGTGCGGTATTTCTTTTCTCCGCTCTGCTTGTCTTCCCAGCTCGATGTTTGCAGCCGCCCTTCAATATAGATCTTGGATCCTTTTTTCACGTACTCGCCCACGATCTCCGCCAGGCGTTGCCAGGCCACAATGTTGTGCCATTCCGTGCGGTCCTGCCATTCGCCGGCTTTGTCTTTATAACGTTCATTGGTTGCCAGGCTGAACTTGGCCACGGGGACGCCGCTGGGCGTGAATTTAACTTCCGGATCTTTTCCCAGATTTCCGACCAGAATCACTTTGTTTACGCTCTTTGCCATAAAAAGAAGTTTTCCTTTTTGCGAATGTTGGTAAATATATCAGCGGGACGCGATCTCTTAAAGGTGGCAGCAAACAAAACAGGCGCTATTCTAGACCAACCTCACGCGTGTCCGCCATAAATCTGGTAGAGCATCACATAAACAATCACTCCGGTAACGGAGACATAGAGCCAGACAGGAAATGTCCATCGCGAGATTCTGCGGTGGCGGTCAAACCGCGACTTCAAGCCGTATGTAAGAGACATCACCACCAGCGGAACCACGGCCATAGCCAGAATCGTGTGCGAAATCAGGATCGTGAAATAGACGGGCTTCACCCATCCCTGTC belongs to Terriglobia bacterium and includes:
- a CDS encoding type II secretion system F family protein; protein product: MAEFLVKMADERGHVLQQVESGVSEQEIRERFVQQGFMVYSVKTRRGLLPVGGGARKKILKADQFVIFNQQFLTLIKAGLPILKSLNILSKRQKNPRFKAILDNVQERVKSGELLSQAFEAQGATSKIYTTTLLAGERSGNLEEVLARYIAFQRITVSFRKKLIASLWYPALLICALTVMLTFLMTYVVPQFADLYSSLNAKLPAITVFMLSVGRGIQNYYYIILAALVGLVVIIALFVRSDKGSKWLDALRYRLPLFGEIWMKYQIAMFSRTLSTLLTGGLPLVPSLETASQSINSFKISSNVGYASNRVREGRSLSFSLEETKFFPDLAIEMIEVGESTGALPAMLNSVSEFYEEDVQNSLSTAMQLVEPVILIFMGITVAVVLLSLYLPIFSLGATAHP
- a CDS encoding outer membrane lipoprotein carrier protein LolA codes for the protein MKLRHSIPALLLFLLSGLHVQSQTASVGATAHAVDEHYNHLKTFRASFTETYQGDGISRTESGTLWLKKPSRMRWEYHVPREKLFLIDSQTAYFYVTGDRQAKKTPAKNLDDLRSPLRYLLGKTKLEKELEGLSLAPDLTPLQPGDVVMRGIPKIMKDRVSEVVLEISPAHQIHRIVIHGVDSTITDFRFSQIEENMPVQDSLFRFTPPPGVDTIEDSQVIQ
- a CDS encoding ABC transporter permease — translated: MISRLTAITLNTFREAVRDRVLYNLILFVLLLVASAPLFGQISIGMERLILVNVGLSSISLFGVIIAIFIGIGLVSKEIEKKTLYTILSRPVRRWEFIVGKYLGLIMTLVVNTALMTAGFYIALAITNGLHKTDSLLLVAIYFTVLEFLIVTALTILFSTFSSPIFSAIFAFALFVIGTFAEDLKNFAAISTGAAKLLATAAAYVMPNFASLNVIAQAAHDQGVGGRLILFNTLYAMLYSASAVAAAVLIFERRNLK
- a CDS encoding ABC transporter ATP-binding protein — its product is MFAIEIQGLSKDYAVGFWKKQLRPALKPLNLAVKSGETFGFLGPNGAGKTTTLKLLMSIISPTSGTATILGKSFLDPEVKRRIGFLPEQPYFYDYLSAHELLDYYARLSGVSLETRKQKIDSLLDRVGLGDVGNRQLRKFSKGMLQRVGIAQAIIHDPEVVFLDEPMSGLDPLGRHEVRELIQGLKDEGKTIFFSTHILSDAEALCDRVAVIHKGELRGIGAINEIRTSVAGKSEVIWDGAHALSAVSGSLIESHVTGETVRGIVRSEDVDSLLEQLRRVRARLISVTPLHGTLEEYFLARTAEQEKVIS
- a CDS encoding prepilin-type N-terminal cleavage/methylation domain-containing protein codes for the protein MKDSNGFSLIELLIVVAIILIIAAIAVPNLLRSRMAANQAAAVATLRNINNSQATYISTFSSVGYADTFLKLGPGTPCDSTHACLVDEIIGCAAQPCGKSGYNYFIASTSAAPPIVDYRTTASPISWAGSGLENYCSMNDGVLRKELAPTASLAAVVSVADCSDATKYVAVQ
- a CDS encoding prepilin-type N-terminal cleavage/methylation domain-containing protein translates to MRKQKGFSLIELLIVVAIILIIAAIAIPNLLRARISANDSAAAATIRTINTAEVTYSTTYVSAGYADTFTKLGPDAAGCVAPTATNACLVDNVLGCAANNPCPKGGYNYFLTAAVVGPPVADYTTSAGPLGNSTGSRNYCSNPDAVVRFNSSTTVLAAPATLAQCATLGVAPNTTAGQYMALQ
- a CDS encoding prepilin-type N-terminal cleavage/methylation domain-containing protein; its protein translation is MRKQKGFSLIELLIVVAIILIIAAIAIPNLLRARISANDSAAAATIRTINTAEVTYSTTYVSAGYANTFTKLGPDAAGCVAPTAANACLVDNVLGCAANNPCPKGGYNYFLTAAVVGPPVADYTTSAGPLGNSTGSRNYCSNPDAVVRFNSSTTVLAAPATLAQCATVGAAPNTTAGQYMALQ
- a CDS encoding single-stranded DNA-binding protein, which produces MAKSVNKVILVGNLGKDPEVKFTPSGVPVAKFSLATNERYKDKAGEWQDRTEWHNIVAWQRLAEIVGEYVKKGSKIYIEGRLQTSSWEDKQSGEKKYRTEIVASDLVLLGGRGEGGGDHEGRSSRGAAASFDQRSSHSDEHAPASAEITDEDIPF
- a CDS encoding DUF420 domain-containing protein, which produces MTDYSLFPALNATLNGASAVLITTGRALIARRQIKLHRACMIAAFATSSVFLVSYLYYHAHVGSVHFPGQGWVKPVYFTILISHTILAMAVVPLVVMSLTYGLKSRFDRHRRISRWTFPVWLYVSVTGVIVYVMLYQIYGGHA